A single window of Nicotiana sylvestris chromosome 3, ASM39365v2, whole genome shotgun sequence DNA harbors:
- the LOC104244886 gene encoding deSI-like protein At4g17486, with translation MTEVVVHIYDVTNSGSDKTNNTIVQINKFFKDGIGLGGIFHSAVQVYGDDEWSFGFCEQGTGVFSCPAGKNPMYTYRECIVLGTTNHSIFKVNQILRELSREWPGHSYDLLAKNCNHFCDEFCERLGVQKLPGWVNRFAHAGDAAVEIAGTTAFRLRQAKTEIVTASKVAYRFFAGVASNNSVAPDSPNSSRGTPRFQANWFKNFVTTGAKPSSSSDLESHSEEVLHQQQHHGTETPLRQNSRQDS, from the exons ATGACGGAGGTGGTCGTCCACATATATGATGTGACGAATAGTGGCTCCGATAAGACCAACAACACAATTGTTCAGATCAACAAGTTTTTCAAAGACGGCATCGGTCTTGGTGGTATCTTCCATAGCGCCGTTCAG GTTTATGGAGATGACGAGTGGTCATTCGGGTTCTGTGAGCAAGGTACTGGAGTTTTTAGTTGTCCTGCTGGGAAAAATCCAATGTATACATACCGTGAATGCATTGTACTTGGAACCACAAACCACTCAATTTTCAAAGTGAACCAGATACTGAGAGAGCTTAGTAGAGAGTGGCCCGGACACTCATACGATTTATTGGCAAAGAACTGCAATCACTTTTGTGATGAGTTTTGTGAAAGACTTGGTGTTCAAAAGCTTCCTG GTTGGGTGAACAGGTTTGCTCATGCTGGTGATGCTGCCGTTGAGATAGCTGGAACTACTGCCTTTAGG CTGAGGCAAGCTAAAACAGAGATTGTTACAGCTAGTAAAGTGGCATATAGGTTCTTTGCGGGAGTTGCTTCCAACAATTCAGTTGCCCCGGATTCTCCTAACTCTAGTCGGGGAACTCCTAGATTTCAAGCTAATTGGTTTAAAAATTTTGTCACCACTGGTGCAAAACCATCAAGTAGTTCAGATTTGGAGAGTCACAGTGAAGAGGTGCTACATCAGCAGCAGCATCATGGCACAGAGACCCCTCTGAGGCAGAACTCACGGCAGGACAGCTGA
- the LOC104244902 gene encoding uncharacterized protein: MDCAKVASAVRKGKKKQVKDELDRIKQAEKKKRRLEKALATSAAIRSELEKKKQKKKEEQQRLDEEGAAIAEAVALQVLVDEDSDDSCKLILKKDDGWNAWDLCSNFDLYIGGQRPILPHQDFSTYSPEGTDWDSGASGYGCMSNEWGNSDWMISSVPCARDIQYQYFDEGNWEVARISPDLLAAQVVSSLQIAEDAPMDSYIFNQVLRE, from the coding sequence ATGGACTGTGCTAAAGTTGCATCTGCAGTTAGAAAAGGCAAGAAGAAGCAAGTTAAGGATGAGTTGGATCGAATTAAACAGGCTGAGAAAAAGAAGAGGCGCTTAGAGAAAGCCTTGGCTACTTCGGCTGCCATCCGTTCTGAACTGGAAAAAAAGaaacagaagaagaaagaagaacaGCAAAGGCTTGATGAAGAGGGTGCTGCGATTGCTGAGGCAGTTGCTCTTCAGGTCCTTGTGGACGAAGACTCTGATGACTCATGTAAGCTTATCTTGAAGAAGGACGACGGATGGAATGCATGGGATCTTTGTAGCAATTTTGACTTGTACATTGGGGGACAACGACCCATACTCCCTCACCAAGACTTCTCGACATATTCACCTGAAGGAACAGACTGGGATTCTGGTGCAAGCGGGTACGGATGCATGTCGAATGAGTGGGGAAATTCTGACTGGATGATCTCATCTGTACCTTGTGCAAGGGATATTCAGTATCAATATTTTGATGAGGGAAATTGGGAGGTTGCAAGAATTTCTCCTGATCTACTTGCAGCGCAGGTTGTCTCATCACTTCAGATAGCTGAAGATGCTCCAATGGACTCGTATATCTTCAATCAGGTGTTGAGGGAGTGA